The following are encoded in a window of Sulfitobacter sp. S190 genomic DNA:
- a CDS encoding lytic murein transglycosylase yields MKFFSLTCAAIVSLLPLHAAAQTCGGSFDAFKAGLAQEAVTRGIDAATADAFLRGVRKDDAVLRADRAQGVFQRPFVDFSRRLISNDRINRGKSNGDRYDAIFERIEREYGVPRGVLLAFWAFETDYGAIQGDFNTANALVTLAHDCRRPDLFRPQVFAAMELFAQGAFDPATTTGAWAGEIGMVQMLPRDILENGTDGDGDGAVSLKTSAPDALVSGGKMLQHLGWRAGEPWIDEVTVPEGFDWSQSGLTTTRTGAEWAAFGITARDGALARDLPASLIVPQGRGGPKFLAYPNFRVYFEWNQSFTYVLTAAYFATRLEGAQVYAAGTPDTGLTGDQMEQLQRKLQDKGYDVGDIDGILGAKTRAAVQAEQLRLGLPADAWPTPALLGQL; encoded by the coding sequence ATGAAATTCTTTTCCCTGACCTGTGCTGCGATCGTGTCGCTGTTGCCGCTGCATGCCGCGGCGCAAACCTGCGGCGGCAGCTTTGACGCCTTCAAGGCCGGACTGGCGCAAGAGGCCGTGACCCGCGGCATCGATGCTGCCACTGCCGATGCATTTCTGCGCGGCGTGCGCAAGGATGACGCGGTTCTGCGGGCCGACCGTGCACAGGGCGTGTTCCAGCGCCCCTTCGTCGATTTCTCGCGGCGTCTGATCTCGAACGACCGGATCAACCGGGGCAAATCCAACGGGGACAGATACGATGCGATCTTCGAGCGGATCGAGCGGGAGTACGGCGTGCCGCGCGGCGTGCTTCTGGCCTTCTGGGCGTTCGAAACCGACTACGGCGCGATTCAGGGCGATTTCAACACCGCCAACGCGCTGGTCACGCTCGCCCACGACTGCCGCCGCCCCGACCTGTTTCGCCCGCAGGTTTTTGCCGCGATGGAGCTTTTTGCCCAAGGCGCGTTCGATCCCGCCACCACCACCGGCGCATGGGCCGGTGAAATCGGCATGGTGCAGATGCTGCCGCGCGACATTCTCGAAAACGGCACCGATGGCGACGGCGACGGCGCGGTGTCGCTGAAAACCTCTGCCCCCGATGCGTTGGTGTCGGGCGGCAAGATGCTGCAGCATCTGGGCTGGCGCGCGGGCGAGCCGTGGATCGACGAAGTGACCGTGCCGGAAGGTTTCGACTGGTCGCAAAGCGGGCTGACAACCACCAGGACAGGTGCCGAATGGGCCGCCTTCGGCATCACGGCCCGCGACGGGGCACTGGCCCGCGATCTTCCCGCCTCGCTCATCGTGCCGCAGGGGCGCGGCGGGCCCAAATTCCTCGCCTACCCCAACTTCCGCGTCTATTTCGAATGGAACCAGAGCTTTACCTACGTTCTGACCGCCGCCTATTTCGCCACCCGCCTGGAAGGCGCGCAGGTCTATGCGGCGGGCACCCCCGACACGGGGCTGACGGGCGACCAGATGGAACAGCTGCAGCGCAAGCTGCAGGACAAAGGCTATGACGTGGGCGATATCGACGGTATTCTGGGCGCGAAAACCCGCGCTGCGGTACAGGCCGAACAACTGCGGCTGGGCCTGCCCGCCGACGCATGGCCCACGCCCGCCCTGCTTGGCCAGCTTTGA
- a CDS encoding response regulator, whose protein sequence is MPDGSDVYGDETTVLIVESVPELAVLWRNHLARKGMTVTIARGQHDATSFISENPVDIIILDLVLDEGSALAISDFANYRRPDTRVIFVTNTTFFSDGSIFAHSANARAFVQSNTPPEDLAAMVAHYGSESRAS, encoded by the coding sequence GTGCCGGATGGTTCTGATGTCTATGGCGACGAAACGACCGTTTTGATCGTCGAGAGCGTGCCAGAGCTGGCTGTGCTGTGGCGCAACCACCTTGCGCGGAAGGGCATGACCGTCACGATTGCGCGCGGCCAGCATGATGCGACCAGTTTCATCAGCGAAAATCCGGTGGACATCATCATCCTCGATCTGGTGCTCGACGAAGGATCGGCGCTGGCGATTTCGGATTTCGCCAACTACCGCCGCCCCGACACCCGGGTGATTTTCGTGACCAACACGACCTTTTTTTCGGATGGGTCGATCTTTGCTCATTCGGCCAACGCGCGCGCTTTTGTCCAAAGCAATACGCCGCCCGAGGATCTGGCCGCGATGGTGGCGCATTACGGATCGGAAAGCCGCGCGTCCTAG
- a CDS encoding rhodanese-like domain-containing protein, translated as MPLKITAAEMVERARARIEEIETADAIAMVDDPSVQIVDLRDPRERARSGYIPGSFHCPRGMLEFWVDPDSPYFKDVFAQDKKFVFHCASGWRSAISVATLRDMGFDAAHLREGFGAWAKAGGPVQRDDTPA; from the coding sequence ATGCCCCTGAAAATCACCGCCGCAGAAATGGTCGAGCGCGCGCGCGCCCGGATCGAGGAAATCGAAACCGCAGACGCCATCGCGATGGTCGATGACCCGTCGGTCCAGATCGTCGATCTGCGCGATCCGCGCGAACGTGCACGCAGCGGCTACATCCCCGGCAGCTTCCACTGCCCGCGCGGCATGCTGGAATTCTGGGTTGACCCCGACAGCCCCTATTTCAAGGACGTCTTTGCGCAGGACAAGAAATTCGTCTTCCACTGCGCCTCGGGCTGGCGCTCGGCCATCTCGGTCGCCACGCTGCGAGACATGGGGTTTGACGCGGCCCACCTGCGCGAGGGCTTTGGCGCGTGGGCAAAAGCGGGCGGTCCAGTGCAGCGCGACGACACCCCCGCCTAG
- the cobD gene encoding threonine-phosphate decarboxylase CobD, with protein MTHSSRDHGGGLDAAARRFGGARGDWIDLSTGINPAPFPLPPLSADSWTALPDSAAQDALVSAARQHWNVPPQADVLATPGASAPIAMLPTLRPAGRVAIAARTYNEHAAAFTGAGWQITAPGQTAQACVLVNPNNPDGCRYTARDLHGSLRIIDESFGDVTPDTTLMAQATTPGTVILKSFGKFWGLAGLRLGFVIGDPAVVGPLRARLGPWPVAGPALEIGRAALADTRWADETRQTLHRDAQRLDALVTGAGAQGAGGTDLFRLYRVDDAAAWQNRLARHHIWSRVFPYDPTWLRLGLPPRTGWERLERALPR; from the coding sequence GTGACCCATTCGAGCAGAGATCATGGCGGCGGGCTGGACGCGGCGGCGCGGCGTTTTGGCGGGGCACGCGGCGACTGGATCGATCTGTCGACCGGCATCAATCCGGCCCCCTTTCCCCTGCCGCCCCTCTCCGCCGACAGCTGGACCGCCCTGCCCGACAGCGCAGCACAGGACGCCCTTGTCAGCGCCGCGCGGCAGCACTGGAACGTCCCGCCACAGGCCGATGTGCTGGCCACGCCCGGTGCGTCGGCCCCGATCGCGATGCTCCCCACCCTGCGCCCCGCGGGCCGTGTCGCCATCGCGGCGCGCACCTACAACGAACACGCCGCCGCCTTCACGGGCGCAGGCTGGCAGATCACCGCACCGGGCCAAACCGCGCAGGCCTGCGTGCTGGTCAACCCCAACAATCCCGACGGATGCCGCTATACCGCGCGCGACCTGCACGGCAGCCTGCGGATCATCGACGAAAGCTTTGGCGACGTGACCCCCGACACCACCCTGATGGCACAGGCCACCACACCGGGCACCGTGATCCTCAAGAGTTTCGGCAAATTCTGGGGGCTCGCCGGCCTGCGGCTGGGCTTTGTCATCGGTGACCCGGCAGTGGTGGGGCCGCTGCGGGCGCGCCTTGGGCCCTGGCCCGTCGCCGGTCCGGCGCTCGAGATCGGACGCGCCGCACTCGCGGATACCCGCTGGGCCGACGAAACCCGCCAGACGCTGCACCGCGATGCACAACGGCTCGACGCTCTGGTCACAGGCGCGGGCGCGCAGGGGGCGGGCGGCACCGATCTGTTCCGGCTCTACCGCGTGGACGATGCCGCCGCATGGCAGAACCGGCTGGCGCGCCACCATATCTGGTCGCGGGTCTTTCCCTATGACCCCACGTGGCTGCGGCTGGGCCTGCCGCCGCGCACCGGCTGGGAACGGCTCGAACGGGCCCTGCCGCGATGA
- a CDS encoding glutathione S-transferase family protein produces MGLLIDGTWHDSWYDTKDSGGAFKRQESQFRNWITADGSTGPSGRGGFAAESGRYHLYVSHACPWAHRALIFRSLKGLAQHIDVSVVHPDMMGDGWTFATDFPGATGDRQFGLPFARDIYTRAQSDFTGRVTVPILWDKHEGTVVSNESSEIIRMFNSAFNGLTGNEDDYYPAALHDVIDPINARIYDTVNNGVYKSGFATTQQAYDAAVHPLFDSLDWIEGILATNRYLAGTQITEADWRLFTTLLRFDLVYHQHFKCNRARIVDYPNLWNYTRELFQWDGVAETVHFDHIVRHYHYSHESINPHRIVPINPVIDWSEPHTRG; encoded by the coding sequence ATGGGACTTTTGATCGACGGCACGTGGCACGACAGCTGGTATGATACGAAAGACTCCGGCGGCGCCTTCAAACGGCAGGAATCGCAATTCCGCAACTGGATCACCGCGGATGGCAGCACCGGTCCGTCCGGTCGGGGCGGGTTTGCCGCCGAATCGGGGCGCTATCATCTCTACGTCAGCCACGCCTGCCCGTGGGCCCACCGCGCCCTCATCTTCCGCAGCCTCAAGGGGCTCGCCCAGCACATCGACGTGTCGGTCGTGCATCCCGACATGATGGGCGACGGCTGGACCTTTGCGACAGACTTTCCTGGTGCCACCGGCGACCGGCAGTTCGGCCTGCCCTTCGCCCGCGACATCTATACCCGCGCGCAATCGGACTTTACCGGCCGCGTCACAGTGCCGATCCTGTGGGACAAACACGAAGGCACGGTTGTCTCGAACGAATCCTCCGAAATCATCCGCATGTTCAACAGCGCCTTCAACGGTCTGACCGGCAATGAGGATGACTATTACCCCGCCGCCCTGCATGACGTGATCGACCCGATCAACGCCCGCATCTACGACACGGTCAACAACGGCGTCTATAAATCAGGGTTTGCCACCACGCAGCAGGCCTACGATGCCGCCGTGCATCCGCTTTTCGACAGCCTCGACTGGATCGAAGGCATCCTCGCCACCAACCGCTATCTCGCAGGCACGCAAATCACCGAAGCCGACTGGCGGCTCTTCACGACGCTCCTGCGGTTCGATCTGGTCTACCACCAGCACTTCAAATGCAACCGTGCGCGGATCGTGGATTACCCCAACCTGTGGAACTATACGCGCGAGCTGTTTCAGTGGGACGGGGTCGCCGAAACGGTGCATTTCGACCATATCGTGCGGCACTACCACTACAGCCACGAATCGATCAATCCGCACCGCATCGTGCCGATCAATCCCGTTATCGACTGGTCAGAACCGCACACACGCGGCTAG
- a CDS encoding FadR/GntR family transcriptional regulator produces the protein MPFRPVNPEKLSSAVIRQIEELILRGILRPGERLPSERELSERLGVSRPSLRDAIASLQDAGLLASRAGAGVYVADVLGSAFSPALIALFARHDEAVIDYLSFRRDMEGLAAERAARLGSDTDLAVINAIFAKMETAHDTQSAEDEATLDAQFHMSIIEASHNVVMLHMMRSMFDLLRGGVFYNRQVMFKQRTTRAALLDQHRAIRDALVNRDATAARAAVESHLSYVERSLVDQQRADRHEDIARQRLDHETES, from the coding sequence ATGCCGTTTCGCCCCGTCAATCCCGAAAAACTCTCCTCGGCGGTCATCCGGCAGATCGAGGAACTGATCCTGCGTGGCATCCTGCGGCCCGGCGAACGGCTGCCGTCCGAACGCGAACTTTCCGAACGTCTCGGGGTTTCGCGGCCGTCCCTGCGCGACGCCATCGCCAGCTTGCAAGACGCGGGCCTTCTGGCCTCACGGGCGGGTGCCGGCGTCTATGTCGCCGATGTGCTGGGTTCGGCGTTTTCGCCCGCACTTATCGCCCTGTTCGCCCGCCACGACGAAGCGGTCATCGACTATCTGTCTTTCCGCCGCGATATGGAAGGGCTCGCTGCAGAGCGTGCCGCGCGTCTGGGCTCCGATACCGATCTCGCGGTCATCAACGCCATCTTCGCCAAGATGGAAACCGCCCACGACACCCAAAGCGCCGAGGACGAAGCCACCCTCGACGCGCAATTCCACATGTCGATCATCGAGGCGAGCCACAATGTCGTCATGCTGCACATGATGCGCTCGATGTTCGATCTGCTGCGCGGCGGGGTGTTCTATAACCGTCAGGTCATGTTCAAACAGCGGACCACCCGCGCCGCCCTGCTGGACCAGCACCGCGCGATTCGCGACGCACTTGTAAACCGCGATGCTACCGCCGCCCGCGCCGCCGTTGAAAGCCACCTGTCCTACGTGGAACGATCGCTCGTCGATCAACAACGCGCCGACCGGCACGAAGACATCGCGCGCCAGCGTCTCGATCACGAAACAGAAAGCTGA
- a CDS encoding chromosome segregation SMC family protein, whose amino-acid sequence MRFSKLRLTGFKSFVDPTDLIIADGLTGVVGPNGCGKSNLLEALRWVMGENRPTAMRGGGMEDVIFAGAATRPARNFAEVSLHIDNAERLAPAGFNDDDNLEIVRRITRDVGSAYKAAGKDVRARDVQMLFADASTGAHSPALVRQGQISELINAKPKNRRRILEEAAGISGLYARRHEAELKLNGAEANLARVDDVIEQLAAQLAQLARQARQAARYREIGNELRRTEGTLLYRRWREADDARGVAEEELRTRVSATAQAEGLVRQCAKGREEAETVLPSLREEDAIAAAVVQRLLVQRDTLSDEEGRAQSLIETLTGRIAQLGRDIEREGGLNRDAVDTIARLEWEATELAKAGEGHADALTAASEAAQEAASVLQAREGDLSQQTEDVARLAARHGSAQRLLDDSRKTQAKSETEAEAARIAVASHQEKLTKAAEDFAIAQADEQRAVAAASAAEGALIAAEEARAQTQSREADARAERSQAEGEMNALRAEMTALAKLVERDTAEGGQILDRLQVEHGFEKALGAALADDLRAPEVDEDGPSGWAPLPGYDRAQPLPAGVTPLTNHVSCPDVLERRMGQIGLVDPDDGPRLQAALQPGQRLVSPEGDLWRWDGFRAWAEDAPSAAALRLQQLNKLERLKQGLEQASQRAEGARRAHDSLTEQLQAETEADKRARDARRDADRAVADAGRALSRVEADRNLAEGRLESLGLAVKRHEDEAIGARARVREAENALSDLGDLQTARDSVEDLRMTVEAARITMMSRRSAHDELRREGEARTRRSQEVTKELSGWRHRLDTAEKRSAELVERKEASEAELSVAAAVPAEIAEKREALGTEIARAEARRAQAADTLSAAETALRAATLAERDAEREASEAREARARSEARSDAARETVTAAAERIAEDQQLTPNQLLTQLDVNPDQMPAADVLEADVGRLKRQRDALGAVNLRAEEDARDVQTEHDELVAEKADLEEAIKTLRAGIASLNREGRERLLTAFEQVNSNFSLLFTHLFGGGEANLVMVESDDPLEAGLEIMCQPPGKKLSTLSLLSGGEQTLTAMALIFAVFLANPAPICVLDEVDAPLDDANVGRFCDLLDEMCRQTDTRFLIITHHAVTMSRMDRLFGVTMAEQGVSQLVSVDLKKAAQMVA is encoded by the coding sequence TTGCGCTTTTCGAAACTCAGGCTGACCGGCTTCAAGAGCTTCGTCGATCCGACCGACCTGATCATCGCGGATGGTCTGACGGGGGTCGTGGGGCCGAACGGCTGTGGCAAATCCAACCTGCTGGAGGCCTTGCGCTGGGTGATGGGCGAAAACCGCCCCACGGCGATGCGCGGCGGGGGGATGGAGGACGTGATTTTCGCCGGGGCGGCCACGCGGCCCGCGCGCAATTTTGCGGAAGTGTCGCTGCATATCGATAACGCGGAGCGGCTGGCGCCCGCGGGGTTCAATGACGACGACAATCTGGAGATCGTGCGCCGGATCACCCGCGATGTGGGCAGTGCCTACAAGGCGGCGGGCAAGGATGTGCGCGCCCGCGATGTGCAGATGCTGTTTGCCGATGCGTCCACCGGTGCCCATTCGCCCGCGCTGGTCCGGCAGGGCCAGATTTCCGAGCTGATCAACGCCAAGCCCAAGAACCGGCGCCGTATTTTGGAGGAAGCGGCGGGGATTTCGGGGCTGTATGCGCGGCGTCACGAGGCGGAGTTGAAGCTGAACGGGGCGGAGGCCAATCTGGCGCGGGTTGACGATGTGATCGAGCAACTGGCCGCGCAACTGGCGCAACTGGCGCGGCAGGCCCGTCAGGCCGCGCGGTACCGCGAGATCGGCAATGAGCTGCGCCGCACGGAAGGCACGCTGCTGTACCGCCGCTGGCGCGAGGCGGATGATGCGCGGGGGGTGGCCGAGGAGGAATTGCGCACGCGGGTCAGTGCCACCGCACAGGCCGAAGGATTGGTGCGCCAGTGTGCCAAGGGCCGCGAAGAGGCCGAGACCGTCCTGCCGTCGCTGCGCGAGGAGGATGCGATCGCCGCGGCCGTCGTGCAGCGGTTGCTGGTGCAGCGGGACACGCTGAGCGATGAGGAAGGCCGCGCGCAGAGCCTGATCGAGACGCTGACGGGCCGGATTGCGCAGCTGGGCCGTGACATCGAGCGCGAGGGCGGATTGAACCGCGATGCGGTCGATACGATTGCGCGGCTGGAATGGGAAGCGACCGAACTTGCCAAGGCGGGCGAGGGCCACGCCGACGCGCTGACTGCTGCATCCGAGGCCGCACAGGAGGCTGCATCGGTGTTGCAGGCGCGGGAGGGCGATCTGAGCCAGCAGACGGAGGACGTGGCGCGGCTGGCGGCACGGCACGGATCGGCGCAACGGTTGCTCGACGATAGCCGCAAGACACAGGCGAAATCGGAGACCGAAGCCGAAGCGGCCCGGATCGCGGTGGCATCGCATCAGGAAAAGCTGACGAAAGCGGCCGAAGATTTCGCCATCGCGCAGGCAGATGAGCAACGCGCCGTGGCCGCGGCGAGCGCGGCGGAGGGTGCGTTGATCGCAGCCGAGGAAGCCCGCGCGCAGACCCAGTCGCGCGAGGCGGATGCCCGTGCCGAACGGTCGCAGGCCGAGGGCGAGATGAACGCGCTGCGCGCCGAGATGACCGCGCTGGCCAAACTGGTTGAACGTGACACCGCCGAGGGCGGCCAGATCCTGGACAGGTTGCAGGTCGAACACGGGTTCGAAAAGGCGCTCGGGGCAGCGCTGGCCGATGATCTGCGCGCGCCCGAGGTGGATGAGGATGGCCCGTCGGGCTGGGCGCCACTGCCCGGCTATGACAGGGCCCAGCCCTTGCCCGCCGGGGTGACGCCGCTCACCAATCACGTGTCCTGCCCCGATGTGCTGGAGCGGCGGATGGGCCAGATCGGTCTGGTCGATCCCGACGACGGTCCACGCCTACAGGCGGCGCTGCAACCGGGCCAGCGTCTGGTGTCACCCGAGGGCGATCTGTGGCGCTGGGACGGGTTTCGCGCCTGGGCGGAGGACGCTCCCTCGGCCGCCGCGCTGCGTCTGCAACAGCTCAACAAGCTGGAGCGGCTCAAGCAGGGGCTGGAGCAGGCCAGCCAGCGCGCCGAAGGGGCCCGCCGCGCGCACGACAGTCTGACCGAACAATTGCAGGCCGAAACGGAGGCCGACAAACGCGCCCGCGATGCCCGCCGCGACGCCGACCGTGCCGTGGCCGATGCGGGGCGGGCGTTGAGCCGGGTCGAGGCGGATCGCAATCTGGCCGAAGGGCGGCTGGAATCGCTCGGGCTGGCGGTCAAGCGCCACGAGGACGAGGCGATCGGCGCACGGGCCCGTGTGCGCGAGGCCGAGAACGCGCTGTCCGATCTGGGTGATTTGCAGACCGCGCGCGACAGTGTCGAGGATTTGCGGATGACGGTCGAGGCCGCCCGCATCACCATGATGTCGCGCCGGTCGGCCCACGACGAGCTGCGCCGCGAGGGCGAGGCCCGCACCCGCCGCAGTCAGGAAGTGACCAAGGAGTTGAGCGGCTGGCGCCACCGTTTGGACACTGCCGAGAAGCGCAGCGCCGAGTTGGTCGAGCGCAAGGAAGCATCAGAGGCGGAGCTCAGCGTTGCGGCGGCGGTGCCCGCCGAGATCGCCGAGAAACGCGAGGCGCTGGGCACCGAGATCGCCCGCGCCGAGGCCCGCCGCGCACAGGCGGCAGATACATTGTCGGCGGCGGAGACCGCGTTGCGGGCGGCAACGCTGGCCGAGCGTGACGCCGAGCGCGAAGCCTCAGAGGCCCGCGAGGCCCGCGCCCGTTCCGAGGCGCGCAGCGATGCGGCCCGCGAGACCGTGACCGCCGCCGCCGAGCGCATCGCCGAGGACCAGCAGCTGACCCCGAACCAGTTGCTGACACAGCTGGATGTGAACCCCGACCAGATGCCTGCCGCGGATGTGTTGGAGGCCGACGTGGGCAGGCTCAAGCGGCAGCGCGACGCGCTGGGGGCGGTCAACCTGCGGGCCGAGGAAGACGCTAGGGATGTGCAGACCGAGCACGACGAACTGGTGGCCGAAAAGGCCGATCTGGAAGAGGCCATCAAGACCCTGCGCGCGGGCATTGCCAGCCTTAACCGCGAGGGCCGCGAGCGGCTGCTGACCGCGTTCGAGCAGGTCAATTCCAATTTTTCGTTGCTCTTTACCCATCTGTTTGGCGGCGGCGAGGCCAATCTGGTGATGGTCGAGAGCGATGACCCGCTGGAGGCCGGTCTGGAGATCATGTGCCAGCCGCCGGGCAAGAAACTGTCGACCCTGAGCCTGTTGTCGGGGGGCGAGCAGACGCTGACCGCGATGGCGCTGATCTTTGCGGTGTTCCTGGCCAACCCTGCGCCGATCTGTGTTCTCGACGAGGTCGATGCGCCGCTGGATGATGCCAACGTGGGCCGGTTCTGTGATCTGCTGGACGAGATGTGCCGCCAGACCGACACCCGTTTCCTGATCATCACGCACCATGCGGTGACCATGTCGCGGATGGACCGGTTGTTCGGCGTGACCATGGCCGAGCAGGGCGTCAGCCAGTTGGTGTCTGTCGATCTGAAGAAAGCCGCGCAGATGGTCGCGTAA
- a CDS encoding MalY/PatB family protein — protein sequence MSFDSPRTSFDTPIDRRGTHCVKWDAMEKIYGVPADDGISMWVADMDFAAAPVIQRAVQDMVDHGVYGYFGDDSKYRAAIQWWMRERHGWDLDPAHIFTTHGLVNGTAMCVDAFTAPGDGVVLFTPVYHAFAKVIKAAGRRVVECEMTQENGRYAMDFDAYDAQMDGSERMVILCSPHNPGGTVWTRAELQAVADFAKRHDLVLVSDEIHHDLVMPGQTHTPMALIDGVADRLVMMTATTKTFNIAGSHSGNVIIADAELRGKFEARMNALGMSPNSFGLFMATAAYSPEGAAWVDDLVTYLDGNRQVFDAGIDAIPGLKSMPLQATYLAWVDFADTGMDRAEFTRRVEQDACIAANHGPTFGQGGGSFLRFNIATPRARVEEAVARLADAFKDLQ from the coding sequence ATGAGTTTCGACAGCCCGAGAACCAGCTTTGACACCCCCATCGACCGGCGCGGCACACATTGCGTCAAATGGGACGCGATGGAAAAGATCTATGGTGTGCCCGCGGATGACGGCATTTCGATGTGGGTGGCCGATATGGACTTCGCCGCCGCCCCGGTGATCCAGCGCGCGGTGCAGGACATGGTCGATCACGGCGTTTACGGCTACTTCGGCGATGACAGCAAATACCGCGCCGCGATCCAGTGGTGGATGCGCGAACGGCACGGCTGGGATCTGGATCCGGCGCATATCTTCACCACCCACGGGCTGGTCAACGGCACCGCCATGTGCGTCGATGCCTTTACCGCGCCGGGCGACGGTGTGGTGCTGTTCACGCCGGTCTATCACGCCTTCGCCAAGGTCATCAAAGCCGCCGGCCGCCGTGTCGTCGAATGCGAAATGACACAGGAAAACGGCCGCTACGCGATGGACTTCGACGCCTACGATGCGCAGATGGACGGGTCCGAACGGATGGTGATCCTGTGCTCGCCGCACAACCCCGGTGGCACCGTCTGGACCCGCGCAGAGCTGCAGGCCGTGGCCGATTTTGCAAAGCGTCACGATCTGGTGCTGGTGTCCGACGAAATCCACCACGATCTGGTGATGCCGGGCCAGACCCACACGCCCATGGCGCTGATCGACGGGGTCGCGGACCGGCTGGTGATGATGACCGCCACCACCAAGACGTTCAACATCGCGGGCAGCCACTCGGGCAACGTCATCATCGCAGATGCAGAACTGCGCGGCAAATTCGAGGCGCGGATGAACGCGCTCGGGATGAGCCCCAACAGCTTTGGCCTGTTCATGGCGACCGCCGCCTATTCGCCCGAAGGGGCCGCGTGGGTGGATGACCTGGTCACGTATCTGGATGGCAACCGTCAGGTGTTCGATGCGGGCATCGATGCCATCCCCGGTCTGAAATCCATGCCGCTGCAGGCAACCTATCTGGCGTGGGTGGATTTTGCCGACACCGGCATGGACCGCGCCGAATTCACCCGGCGTGTGGAACAGGACGCCTGCATCGCGGCCAATCACGGGCCGACCTTCGGTCAGGGCGGCGGCAGTTTCCTGCGGTTCAACATCGCCACCCCGCGCGCCCGCGTCGAAGAAGCGGTGGCCCGTCTGGCGGACGCCTTCAAAGACCTGCAATAA
- the cbiB gene encoding adenosylcobinamide-phosphate synthase CbiB: MTTTAVLTLALVLDALLGEPQWLWARLPHPAVLMGRLVGGAEKRFNSGTNRMVKGGAVIAALVAAMLLLGQALAQLGWVVEILVCAVLLAQKSLLDHVRAVATGLRMSPAAGRAAVAMIVSRDTGDMTPSAVARSAIESGAENLCDGVIAPAFWFVLGGLPGLLAYKIVNTADSMIGYRTDRFEQFGKAAARLDDLLNWLPARLTAVLIALSDGIPRHWRAIAADARLHRSPNAGWPEAAMAYAINVALAGPRAYDGVMQDFAWVNPAGSKHIGALAIDAAASRLWQAWALFLVAVLTLATLL, translated from the coding sequence ATGACCACCACCGCCGTCCTGACACTGGCGCTGGTGCTCGATGCGCTGCTGGGAGAACCACAGTGGCTGTGGGCACGCCTGCCGCATCCCGCCGTGCTTATGGGGCGGCTGGTCGGCGGGGCCGAGAAACGGTTCAACTCCGGCACCAACCGCATGGTGAAAGGCGGGGCCGTGATTGCCGCGCTCGTCGCCGCAATGCTGCTTCTGGGTCAGGCCCTCGCACAGCTAGGCTGGGTTGTGGAAATACTGGTCTGCGCGGTGCTGCTGGCGCAAAAATCACTGCTCGACCATGTCCGCGCCGTGGCCACCGGCCTGCGCATGTCGCCCGCCGCCGGGCGGGCCGCCGTTGCGATGATCGTCAGCCGTGACACCGGCGACATGACGCCCTCCGCCGTTGCCCGCTCCGCCATCGAAAGCGGCGCCGAAAATCTCTGCGACGGGGTCATCGCGCCCGCCTTCTGGTTTGTGCTGGGCGGTCTGCCGGGGCTGCTGGCCTACAAGATCGTCAACACCGCCGACAGCATGATCGGCTACCGCACCGACCGCTTCGAACAATTCGGCAAGGCGGCGGCGCGGCTGGACGATCTGCTCAACTGGCTGCCCGCACGGCTGACGGCGGTGCTGATTGCACTGTCGGACGGCATACCGCGCCATTGGCGGGCCATCGCGGCAGATGCGCGCCTGCACCGCTCGCCCAACGCGGGCTGGCCCGAAGCGGCCATGGCCTACGCCATCAATGTGGCCCTTGCAGGTCCGCGTGCCTATGATGGCGTGATGCAGGATTTCGCGTGGGTGAACCCCGCAGGATCAAAACACATCGGCGCCCTCGCAATCGACGCGGCGGCGTCACGGCTTTGGCAGGCCTGGGCCCTATTTCTGGTGGCGGTGCTGACGCTCGCAACCCTGTTGTAA